The following coding sequences lie in one Peribacillus frigoritolerans genomic window:
- a CDS encoding alkyl/aryl-sulfatase, whose protein sequence is MSKASIIKGIVSVPIVFVLLAGSSVTKAASDEPMPATDATISANKAFYEQLNFKDKEDFKNAHKGFIAPLNMSPIKNSKGDVIWDSNRYSFIKEDQPASFTVNPSLWRQAQLQNIAGLFKVVDGVYQVRGQDLSVLTIVEGKTGLIVLDTLSTIETAKAAMELYFEHRPKNPVSAIVISHSHADHFGGMKGIAQYAENPAKVPIIVPAGFNDEALSENILLGNIMSRRAGYMFGNLLPANERGFVTSGIGPGLSNGTFSYLPPTMEVKDDIQTVEIDGITFKFLLTPDSEAPSEMHYYINDYKTLVVAENTGHTLHNIYTLRGAKTRDTLKWVKALEETVDLFGNEDIDAMVTAHTWPIWGRDNVLEQLESQRDLYKYIHDQTIRLANLGLTPDEIAEELKLPEKLDKVWANRGYYGTLKHNVKAVYNFYLGYFNGNPSDLDPLPQEESGAKYVQYMGGEKKVIKQAKLDYKKGEYRWVAQVLKHVVMANPKNTEAKNLLAKAYEQLGYTAESSVWRNFYLTGADELRNGVADSKGSGGMMNLDTLLNMPMDDFLKFLSIKLNGIKAENKNMTFNLTFTDSKTNYTIYLNNSVLNFKKGKMASNPDTTLTLDRITFYQIALGREGLSKMEAAGKVSISGDKKQFENFLTLLDQFQPKVNIVTP, encoded by the coding sequence ATGTCCAAAGCATCTATTATTAAAGGAATTGTATCCGTTCCCATTGTTTTTGTTTTACTGGCAGGGTCTTCTGTTACAAAGGCTGCGTCAGATGAGCCGATGCCGGCGACAGATGCAACAATTTCAGCAAATAAGGCTTTTTATGAACAGTTGAATTTTAAAGATAAGGAAGATTTCAAGAATGCACATAAAGGATTCATTGCGCCTTTGAATATGAGTCCAATTAAAAATTCAAAAGGTGACGTGATATGGGATAGTAATCGATATTCATTCATCAAAGAAGATCAGCCGGCAAGCTTTACTGTTAACCCAAGCTTGTGGAGACAGGCTCAATTGCAAAATATAGCAGGCTTATTTAAAGTGGTGGATGGCGTTTATCAAGTTCGGGGCCAGGATTTATCAGTGCTTACCATTGTGGAAGGAAAAACAGGATTAATAGTTTTGGATACACTTTCTACTATTGAAACGGCCAAAGCAGCCATGGAGCTTTATTTTGAACATCGGCCCAAAAACCCAGTAAGTGCAATTGTTATTAGTCACAGTCATGCGGATCACTTCGGTGGTATGAAAGGCATTGCTCAATATGCTGAAAATCCAGCTAAGGTGCCGATTATTGTCCCAGCAGGTTTTAACGATGAAGCGCTAAGTGAAAACATTCTTTTAGGCAATATAATGTCTCGCCGTGCAGGTTATATGTTTGGAAATCTTTTACCCGCTAATGAAAGGGGATTTGTTACTTCTGGTATCGGACCTGGATTAAGTAACGGAACTTTTAGCTATTTACCTCCAACAATGGAAGTGAAGGATGATATTCAAACGGTGGAAATAGACGGAATAACATTTAAATTTTTATTGACGCCGGATTCGGAAGCTCCATCTGAAATGCATTATTATATCAATGATTACAAAACTTTAGTGGTAGCGGAAAACACCGGACACACGTTACATAATATTTATACATTAAGGGGAGCTAAAACCAGAGATACCTTAAAATGGGTGAAAGCACTTGAGGAAACAGTTGATCTGTTTGGAAACGAAGATATAGATGCTATGGTTACGGCCCATACATGGCCCATATGGGGAAGGGACAATGTTCTGGAGCAGTTGGAAAGTCAGCGTGATTTGTACAAATATATTCATGACCAAACCATACGATTAGCTAATTTAGGTCTTACACCGGATGAAATCGCGGAAGAGTTAAAGCTTCCTGAAAAGTTGGATAAAGTCTGGGCCAATCGGGGGTATTACGGAACATTGAAACACAACGTAAAAGCGGTGTACAACTTTTATTTAGGATATTTCAATGGTAATCCATCCGACTTGGATCCATTACCACAAGAGGAATCGGGCGCTAAATATGTACAATATATGGGTGGGGAAAAGAAGGTCATTAAACAGGCAAAACTTGATTATAAAAAAGGGGAATATCGCTGGGTGGCTCAAGTCTTAAAGCATGTCGTCATGGCCAACCCGAAAAATACAGAAGCAAAAAATTTATTGGCAAAAGCTTATGAGCAATTAGGATACACAGCTGAATCTTCTGTGTGGCGTAATTTCTATCTTACCGGCGCAGATGAGTTAAGGAATGGTGTGGCAGACTCGAAGGGAAGTGGCGGAATGATGAATCTCGATACGCTGCTCAATATGCCAATGGATGATTTTCTGAAATTCTTGTCCATTAAATTAAACGGAATAAAAGCGGAAAATAAAAATATGACATTCAATTTGACATTTACAGATTCGAAAACCAATTACACGATATATCTGAATAATTCTGTATTGAACTTCAAAAAAGGGAAAATGGCGTCCAACCCTGATACAACATTAACATTAGATAGAATAACTTTCTATCAGATTGCTCTGGGACGTGAAGGTTTATCCAAAATGGAAGCAGCCGGTAAAGTTTCCATTTCCGGTGATAAAAAACAGTTTGAAAATTTCCTGACTTTGCTGGATCAATTCCAACCAAAGGTTAATATCGTAACTCCGTGA
- a CDS encoding MFS transporter — protein sequence MQLYASKKRKIMISGLLFVGMILSFFDRVAINVGIIPIADEFHLNTSQTGILISIFFVSYSLMQPLGGWMTDKYGARVMVTVSLFSWSLFTVMTGFAWSFMSLLFIRFLFGLGEGPFYPASMSTIRDNFPEEERGRANSFFLSAQNIGGILGTALAASMVVAFGWRGMFTIAGILGILASFGIWFILKPQGNQEVKKDKPKQKKVALKLLFKIENIWKLITFKFISNIINYGLITWMPIYLVKEKGVDLIAAGGLLAIPYIFGFLMFNVSGWLLDKHMANREKYLAAAGALLSAIFLFLMSNATSIALIITYLTLNSVALSFFGTVLYTIIIKYSPKELTGSASGLVTFAGQIAGAVSPLALGLIISLFNDSYNAAFLFLVIIALLGTIVAVSIKNNQAQPAKEYEKTTTII from the coding sequence ATGCAGTTATATGCAAGTAAGAAACGAAAAATAATGATTAGCGGCCTTTTATTTGTTGGAATGATTTTAAGTTTTTTTGATCGCGTTGCCATAAATGTCGGGATTATTCCTATTGCAGATGAGTTTCATCTCAATACGTCCCAGACAGGTATTTTAATTAGTATATTTTTTGTTAGCTACTCACTCATGCAACCGCTTGGTGGATGGATGACCGATAAGTATGGCGCCAGAGTCATGGTTACTGTTTCTTTGTTTAGCTGGTCCTTGTTCACTGTAATGACTGGGTTTGCTTGGTCATTTATGTCTTTATTATTCATCCGTTTTCTGTTCGGGTTGGGTGAAGGGCCTTTCTATCCTGCCAGTATGTCCACTATAAGAGATAACTTCCCGGAAGAAGAACGGGGCCGGGCAAATTCGTTTTTCCTGTCTGCCCAAAATATTGGCGGGATATTAGGTACTGCACTTGCCGCTTCCATGGTGGTGGCATTCGGTTGGCGGGGCATGTTTACCATTGCCGGAATTCTAGGGATATTAGCTTCTTTCGGAATTTGGTTCATTCTTAAGCCTCAAGGAAATCAAGAGGTTAAAAAAGACAAACCGAAACAAAAAAAGGTTGCTCTGAAACTGTTATTTAAAATCGAAAATATTTGGAAACTCATAACATTCAAGTTTATATCAAATATTATCAACTATGGTCTGATCACTTGGATGCCTATATATTTGGTTAAAGAAAAAGGGGTGGATTTAATAGCCGCAGGAGGTTTATTGGCAATCCCTTATATTTTTGGTTTCTTGATGTTTAATGTAAGCGGGTGGCTTCTGGATAAGCATATGGCTAACCGGGAGAAGTATCTTGCCGCTGCAGGCGCTTTATTATCGGCAATTTTTCTCTTTTTAATGTCTAACGCCACGTCTATAGCTCTTATCATCACTTATCTCACTCTCAACTCCGTAGCACTGTCTTTCTTTGGAACGGTTCTTTATACGATCATCATCAAATACTCACCAAAGGAACTAACGGGGTCTGCCTCCGGACTCGTAACTTTTGCCGGTCAAATTGCAGGTGCGGTTTCTCCTTTAGCCCTCGGTTTGATTATCAGTTTGTTTAATGACTCCTATAATGCCGCTTTCCTGTTTTTGGTGATAATAGCGTTATTGGGAACGATTGTTGCCGTATCTATTAAAAATAATCAGGCACAACCCGCTAAAGAATACGAAAAAACAACTACAATTATATAA